The following are encoded in a window of Candidatus Microthrix parvicella Bio17-1 genomic DNA:
- the metX gene encoding homoserine O-acetyltransferase MetX — MSPEPTKPAAVASSAGPVPVSGAWVPGDPPGCREFAPVGRGRSFQLEAGGQLSEVMVAYETWGELNAAASNAVLVPHALTGDSHAAGRAGPAHPTPGWWDDMIGPGAAIDTDHYFVVCPNVLGGCQGTTGPAHPEPGSTRPYGSRFPWVTIRDMVRTQADLADHLGIERWHAVVGGSMGGMQALEWSVMYPHRVGRLVALATTAAASAQQIGWSLVGRRAIEVDPNFSGGDFYDRAPGFGPHAGLSIARSVAQITYRSEPAYAQRFGRARVANRGDLGAPVRYDVESYLDYHGEKLARRFDANSYLRVNRAMDLHDLGRGRNGIARALERIRAPIQVISINSDALYPPSQQEDLYRGLIQAGAEAGFVSIDSVEGHDGFLLAIDAIAPIVASFLAGGQPGGRPGDPVVSARHTTSVEPSGFPDHHERPDR; from the coding sequence ATGAGCCCCGAACCCACCAAACCAGCAGCCGTTGCGTCGTCCGCCGGCCCGGTTCCGGTGAGCGGCGCCTGGGTGCCGGGCGATCCGCCGGGGTGCCGTGAGTTTGCACCGGTGGGGCGCGGCCGCAGCTTTCAGTTGGAGGCGGGCGGGCAGCTGTCGGAAGTGATGGTGGCCTACGAGACGTGGGGGGAGCTGAATGCTGCAGCCTCCAACGCGGTGTTGGTGCCCCACGCGTTGACCGGTGACAGCCATGCTGCTGGGCGGGCGGGCCCGGCCCATCCAACGCCCGGCTGGTGGGACGACATGATCGGTCCGGGCGCCGCAATCGATACCGACCACTACTTCGTGGTGTGCCCCAACGTGCTGGGCGGCTGTCAGGGCACCACCGGACCGGCGCATCCTGAACCCGGCTCGACCCGTCCCTACGGCTCGCGGTTCCCCTGGGTGACCATTCGCGACATGGTCCGCACCCAGGCGGATCTGGCCGATCACCTGGGCATCGAACGGTGGCACGCGGTGGTGGGCGGATCGATGGGGGGCATGCAGGCGCTTGAATGGTCGGTGATGTATCCCCATCGGGTGGGCCGCCTGGTTGCGCTGGCAACCACTGCTGCGGCGTCGGCCCAACAGATCGGTTGGTCGCTGGTTGGCCGACGGGCCATCGAGGTGGACCCCAACTTTTCGGGTGGCGACTTCTACGACCGGGCCCCTGGCTTTGGTCCGCACGCCGGGCTCTCGATCGCACGGTCGGTGGCCCAAATTACCTATCGCAGCGAACCCGCCTATGCGCAGCGATTCGGCCGGGCGCGCGTGGCGAACCGCGGTGATCTGGGCGCGCCCGTGCGCTACGACGTGGAAAGTTACCTGGACTATCACGGCGAGAAGTTGGCCCGCCGCTTCGATGCCAACAGCTACTTGCGGGTGAATCGGGCGATGGACCTGCACGACCTGGGTCGCGGGCGTAACGGTATTGCCCGAGCACTGGAACGCATCCGTGCCCCAATTCAGGTGATTTCGATCAACTCCGACGCGCTCTATCCGCCCTCTCAGCAGGAGGACCTGTACCGCGGCTTGATCCAGGCCGGGGCGGAGGCCGGTTTCGTCTCGATCGACAGCGTCGAGGGCCACGACGGCTTCCTCCTGGCGATCGATGCGATCGCCCCGATCGTGGCGTCATTTCTCGCAGGCGGGCAACCGGGCGGCAGACCTGGGGACCCGGTCGTTTCCGCGCGCCACACCACTTCCGTCGAACCGTCGGGATTCCCCGATCACCATGAAAGGCCTGACCGATGA
- a CDS encoding trans-sulfuration enzyme family protein, producing the protein MTDHLETRAILAGRPGGDADLAPVMHPSTTFELESVDEGRAMATSTGSTTFYSRYGNPSVAAFESAVADLEGAEAARAFASGMGAMAAVVLGLCSTGDHIVTQNRLYAGTQMLFSAVCPRFGIEVTSVDGADPDAWEAAIRPGKTMLCVAETPANPRLELVDLERFGAIAGPMCVVDSTFATPLAQRPLEHGVDLVVHSATKAMSGHNDASLGVVVGSRELLDWVWGFAVLQGANASPFDAVNGLRGLRTLGVRLTRQSATADRLAHELLGHGEVSEVLYPGLPSFPQAELAKRQMDLCGGLLTIELEGGLEAGRRFVESTRIARLAPSLGGPETLVTHPASTTHVSLFPEEQVAAGIGPGTVRISVGLEHPDDLVADILAALDACRN; encoded by the coding sequence ATGACCGACCACCTGGAGACACGGGCCATCCTGGCCGGGCGACCCGGCGGGGATGCCGACCTGGCGCCCGTGATGCATCCGTCCACCACGTTCGAGCTCGAGAGCGTGGACGAGGGGCGTGCCATGGCCACCTCAACCGGCTCGACCACCTTTTACAGCCGCTACGGCAATCCGTCGGTTGCCGCGTTCGAGTCGGCGGTGGCCGATCTGGAAGGCGCCGAAGCGGCGCGCGCCTTCGCGTCGGGCATGGGCGCCATGGCGGCGGTGGTGCTTGGACTGTGTTCAACGGGTGACCACATCGTCACGCAGAACCGTCTGTATGCGGGCACCCAGATGCTGTTCTCTGCGGTTTGCCCGCGGTTCGGCATCGAGGTGACGTCGGTGGATGGCGCCGACCCCGACGCGTGGGAGGCGGCCATCCGGCCCGGAAAGACGATGTTGTGCGTGGCGGAGACGCCGGCAAATCCACGCTTGGAGCTGGTTGATCTGGAGCGGTTTGGGGCAATCGCCGGTCCGATGTGCGTCGTCGACTCCACCTTCGCCACACCGTTGGCCCAGCGGCCGTTGGAACACGGCGTGGACCTGGTGGTGCACTCGGCGACCAAGGCGATGTCCGGCCACAACGATGCGTCGCTGGGCGTGGTTGTCGGTTCGCGCGAGTTGCTGGACTGGGTGTGGGGTTTCGCCGTGCTCCAGGGGGCCAACGCCTCCCCTTTTGACGCGGTCAACGGCCTGCGCGGTCTGCGCACCCTGGGGGTGCGCCTGACTCGTCAGAGCGCCACCGCAGATCGGCTCGCCCACGAGCTTTTGGGCCATGGCGAAGTGAGCGAGGTGTTGTATCCGGGACTACCCAGCTTCCCCCAAGCCGAGTTGGCCAAGCGTCAGATGGACCTGTGCGGAGGACTCTTGACCATCGAGTTGGAGGGAGGCCTCGAAGCCGGGCGTCGCTTTGTGGAGTCCACTCGCATCGCCCGGTTGGCCCCCTCGTTGGGTGGCCCCGAGACCCTGGTGACCCACCCGGCGTCCACCACCCACGTCAGCCTGTTCCCCGAGGAGCAGGTAGCGGCAGGGATCGGTCCAGGAACCGTTCGAATCTCGGTGGGCCTCGAGCACCCCGACGACCTGGTGGCCGACATTCTGGCGGCGTTGGACGCGTGCCGGAACTGA
- a CDS encoding AAA family ATPase: MPDKATVVDSVERYLKARVPLIVIQSYEPNRVMEVLSECASTLSTMQFYEHSRTEGVRDLLSSQSVSDETSLVVALEHARTTFKARTNVNFIFTDVDELDQETSQSRHFAEMVRLAESRSCSIIVVTTKPVWPGLSRLGMTERLDLPTMDEMAESLSDFIEGNRGPVTVEWDYDDLRRAAEILSGITEMEAINVLASMMARGQLNKDDMPELSRYKDRIFGDLSGIERVQLKEGANKVGGLHTLREWLATKQSLITADLSQTTFAPPKGMLLVGVPGCGKSLSAKAVAQEWMLPLYRLDMSSIMGMYVGQSESRLREALEMADRVAPCVLWIDEIEKALASGPGDGGTTRRLIGQFLFWLQESTSKVFIVATANEVQSLPPELLRKGRFDEIFFVDLPDPADREEILDLYFTHHFTQALSPSLIQELVTLSDGFSGSDIDAVVNELAQKMFGRGTGALPSDDEIRLHFRNVIPYSQTNAEDVAAIRAWGQHRCLPAGSLALPESDGQSQPRRVVLT, translated from the coding sequence GTGCCGGACAAGGCGACAGTTGTCGACAGCGTCGAGCGTTACCTCAAGGCCCGGGTCCCGCTCATCGTGATCCAGTCCTATGAGCCGAACCGGGTCATGGAAGTTCTGAGTGAGTGCGCGAGCACGCTTAGCACCATGCAGTTCTATGAGCACTCCCGAACCGAGGGTGTTCGGGATCTCCTCTCCAGCCAATCGGTGTCAGACGAGACTTCCTTGGTTGTCGCACTTGAGCATGCTCGGACAACCTTCAAGGCCCGAACGAACGTCAACTTCATCTTCACCGACGTCGACGAGCTGGACCAGGAGACCTCCCAGTCGCGTCACTTTGCCGAGATGGTCCGATTGGCCGAATCCCGCAGCTGCAGCATCATCGTCGTCACGACCAAACCGGTGTGGCCCGGTCTGTCTCGACTCGGCATGACCGAACGCCTCGACCTGCCGACTATGGACGAGATGGCCGAGTCCCTTAGCGACTTCATCGAGGGCAACCGCGGACCAGTCACGGTGGAGTGGGACTACGACGACCTGCGACGAGCTGCCGAGATCCTGTCGGGCATCACCGAAATGGAGGCCATCAACGTTCTGGCAAGCATGATGGCGAGGGGTCAACTCAATAAGGACGACATGCCAGAGCTGTCCCGATACAAGGATCGCATCTTCGGTGACCTTTCGGGTATCGAGCGAGTGCAGCTCAAGGAAGGGGCTAACAAGGTAGGAGGTCTACACACACTTCGGGAGTGGCTGGCGACCAAGCAGTCGCTCATTACGGCCGATCTCTCGCAGACCACCTTTGCCCCGCCGAAGGGCATGCTGCTCGTCGGCGTCCCCGGGTGCGGCAAGTCGCTCTCGGCAAAAGCGGTTGCGCAGGAATGGATGCTGCCGCTGTATCGGCTGGACATGTCGTCGATCATGGGCATGTACGTCGGGCAATCGGAAAGTCGGCTGCGGGAAGCACTCGAGATGGCCGACCGTGTGGCGCCTTGCGTGCTCTGGATCGATGAGATCGAAAAAGCACTCGCCTCGGGCCCTGGCGACGGCGGCACCACCCGCCGCTTGATCGGCCAGTTCCTCTTCTGGCTTCAGGAGTCCACCTCCAAGGTGTTCATCGTGGCGACGGCCAACGAGGTCCAGTCACTCCCCCCCGAGCTGCTCCGCAAGGGACGATTCGACGAGATCTTCTTCGTGGATCTCCCTGATCCGGCAGACCGCGAAGAGATACTCGACCTCTACTTCACCCATCACTTCACTCAAGCACTGTCGCCCTCGCTCATCCAGGAGCTGGTGACCCTGTCGGATGGATTCTCCGGGAGCGACATCGACGCCGTCGTCAATGAACTGGCCCAGAAGATGTTCGGGCGTGGGACCGGCGCGCTGCCCAGCGACGACGAGATCCGACTGCATTTCCGTAACGTGATTCCCTACAGCCAAACCAACGCCGAGGATGTCGCCGCCATCCGGGCGTGGGGCCAGCATCGTTGCCTCCCCGCAGGCAGCCTGGCGTTGCCGGAGAGCGACGGTCAGAGTCAACCCCGCCGAGTCGTGCTGACGTAG
- a CDS encoding FtsK/SpoIIIE domain-containing protein produces MERTISQAAVNAELAVSSGVSSLGDLWRNADVPEGTLSVVVVLDYPFGIDERLQQQLVRAAKVGGRTGVSLLVATDEAVTPAAEVHIDDLRSALVDLRVQGGNLTAPQFNAGVSIEIDPRPDDEVISSVVELSAIRSSSVAGPLIPLIELLEADIKSPWKHSAAAGLGVVIGRSGRDPMTLDLRTENPPLPNLLIGGAVGQGKSNLLLSIIYGFATRYSPDELELYLLDFKRGLEFKRFDADSQGEAWLPHTKVLGLESNHAFGVAVLQHVHDEMERRSDLFKSVNAGSIDEYRGTTKALMPRVLLVIDEFHVLFEGDEGYVDTCVELTEALAKQGRAYGIHLLLASQTISGIRGLAVKGDAIFGQFPLRMSLKNTPGESQAILSQGNKAASELTYRGEAILNKNFGGNPELDNIRGTIAFAEPSAMAQLQRDLWTLRHGERPVLFMGNDFAELDPTSLGEHRRLSALQDSADGLSIWLGRPVAVSAEPRVHHMAPDADQAVAIVGADETLARAALLTMIMTACHSLAGGGTLTVLDGNGETGQAWFEQANDYATECGVPVNVLAQQDIAAFLREAVAQRMDSGASGHDLIVGLGLQRVRGMDEEVQGDDGNEDEYVPPGPSGRTALRRLAEEGAIHGMYLIGWWHNLRTLEVDLSYEPGVALFVTADLGRDDLKSIAGPSVSRVDGRPRLGIHDRSGEGLETVVPYADPNASGVPA; encoded by the coding sequence GTGGAACGAACAATCAGCCAGGCAGCCGTCAACGCTGAGCTTGCGGTTTCTTCCGGAGTCAGCAGCTTGGGCGACCTCTGGCGCAACGCAGACGTTCCTGAAGGAACACTGTCGGTCGTCGTAGTCCTCGACTACCCGTTCGGCATCGACGAACGCCTCCAGCAGCAGTTGGTTCGGGCTGCGAAGGTCGGAGGCCGCACGGGGGTCTCACTTCTCGTCGCCACCGATGAAGCGGTTACCCCTGCCGCCGAGGTCCACATCGATGATCTGCGATCCGCACTGGTCGACCTCCGAGTTCAGGGCGGGAACCTCACGGCGCCGCAGTTCAACGCCGGGGTATCGATCGAGATCGATCCGCGGCCGGACGATGAAGTCATTTCGTCGGTTGTGGAACTGTCGGCGATACGGTCGAGTTCGGTTGCGGGCCCACTCATCCCATTGATTGAGTTGCTGGAGGCGGACATCAAGTCCCCGTGGAAGCACTCGGCAGCGGCAGGCCTCGGTGTGGTGATCGGGCGCTCCGGTCGCGATCCGATGACCTTGGATCTCCGCACCGAAAACCCGCCCTTACCCAACCTGCTGATTGGAGGCGCCGTCGGGCAAGGCAAATCAAACTTGTTGCTGAGCATCATCTACGGGTTCGCCACGCGCTACTCCCCCGATGAACTCGAGCTTTACTTGCTTGACTTCAAACGCGGTTTGGAGTTTAAAAGATTCGACGCAGACAGCCAGGGCGAGGCCTGGCTTCCCCACACCAAGGTCCTCGGCTTGGAGTCCAACCACGCGTTTGGTGTCGCTGTCCTCCAACACGTGCACGATGAGATGGAGCGGCGCTCAGATCTGTTCAAGTCGGTCAACGCGGGTTCGATCGACGAGTATCGAGGAACCACCAAGGCGCTCATGCCGCGAGTATTGCTCGTAATCGACGAGTTCCATGTGCTGTTCGAGGGCGACGAAGGCTACGTGGACACCTGCGTCGAACTCACCGAGGCATTAGCGAAGCAGGGCCGAGCGTACGGGATCCACCTGCTCCTGGCTTCTCAGACTATCTCCGGCATTCGCGGGCTCGCCGTGAAGGGCGACGCAATCTTCGGACAGTTCCCCCTCCGCATGTCACTCAAGAACACGCCGGGCGAGTCGCAGGCGATCCTGAGCCAGGGAAACAAGGCGGCTTCCGAGCTCACCTATCGGGGCGAAGCGATCCTCAACAAGAACTTTGGCGGCAATCCCGAGCTCGACAACATTCGGGGCACCATCGCTTTCGCAGAACCATCCGCCATGGCGCAACTGCAACGAGACCTCTGGACCCTCCGACACGGAGAACGCCCAGTCCTGTTCATGGGGAACGACTTCGCTGAACTCGATCCGACATCGCTCGGGGAGCACCGTCGACTTTCTGCTCTCCAGGACTCGGCCGACGGCCTTTCAATCTGGTTAGGCCGTCCCGTAGCGGTCTCGGCTGAACCCAGGGTCCATCACATGGCGCCCGACGCCGACCAAGCGGTAGCCATCGTCGGAGCCGACGAGACCCTCGCTCGCGCTGCGCTTTTGACGATGATTATGACCGCCTGTCACTCCCTGGCAGGAGGGGGCACTTTGACCGTTCTCGACGGGAACGGCGAGACGGGTCAGGCCTGGTTCGAGCAAGCGAACGACTACGCAACCGAGTGTGGCGTACCCGTCAATGTACTCGCCCAGCAAGACATTGCAGCGTTTCTTCGTGAGGCCGTTGCTCAACGAATGGACAGCGGTGCATCGGGGCATGATCTCATCGTCGGCCTCGGTCTTCAACGAGTGCGCGGAATGGATGAAGAGGTCCAAGGCGACGATGGGAACGAGGACGAGTATGTCCCGCCGGGCCCGTCAGGGCGGACGGCGCTAAGACGGTTGGCCGAGGAAGGGGCCATCCATGGCATGTACTTGATCGGTTGGTGGCACAATCTACGAACCCTTGAGGTAGACCTCTCCTACGAGCCAGGTGTGGCACTGTTCGTCACCGCAGATCTTGGCCGCGATGACCTGAAATCAATCGCAGGCCCTTCCGTCTCCCGTGTCGACGGCCGTCCTCGCCTCGGCATTCATGACCGATCGGGAGAGGGCCTGGAGACCGTGGTGCCCTACGCCGACCCCAACGCGTCGGGGGTGCCCGCATGA